In Nostoc sp. GT001, a genomic segment contains:
- a CDS encoding beta-propeller fold lactonase family protein: MTQKILNFVEVQKDDTNGVDGLAGAKSLTISPDGKFLYASGYGDSAVAVFERDTTTGALSFVEFQKDDTNGVDGLAGAESLTVSPDGKFLYAAGYDDSAVAVFERDTTTGALSFVEFQKDDTNGVDGLAGAKSLIVSPDGKFLYASGYSDSAVAVFERDTTTGALSFVEFQKDDTNGVDGLAGAESLTVSPDGKFLYAAGYDDSAVAVFERDTTTGALSFVEFQKDDTNGVDGLAGAKSLIVSPDGKFLYASGYSDSAVAVFERDTTTGKLSFVEVQKDGISSVDGLGGVSSITVSSDGKFLYAAGYDDSAVAVFERDTTTGKLSFVEVQKDDTDGVDGLGGAVSVTLTSDGKYLYTAGSDDSAVAVFSAPFNHAPEVGNEILDQETTEDSVFNFTLPVDTFSDVDVEDILTYTATLENDDLLPTWLKFDPATLTFSGTPTTKDVGNLNIKVTAKDIAGEEASDIFTLGVADKNTPTTLFTLITGDIFSVKTKLKTKGNKAKISIKIKTSTFKEVNELCVFNVDDDEGKIDGIAPGAEGYTQAALLRSKVIFFSLANMPKGFKHDDVNNVLEFDSDTKLRFYSVSNSTTQAVLSGKASFSSVVFSSATNTNTGEEGFSLNFQNFAVTVQATNQEISLGTNLQGKKEGELIDLRGVGQSVKADFKVYREAALNNFVGFYRVADENGGIDTNSDGKADILVGQAGYAEAAVRGRVTGVDLTVSNQGSATSTSTFGTDSLFAPFIIINGKADKFLDNNANNDPKIYFSFLGANSDKVDHIRLLGNNTFGFEDLANGGDKDYNDMIVQVNLSVNLA, encoded by the coding sequence ATGACGCAGAAAATCCTGAATTTTGTAGAAGTTCAAAAAGATGATACAAATGGTGTCGATGGACTTGCTGGTGCTAAATCCCTCACAATCAGTCCCGATGGAAAATTCCTGTATGCATCTGGATATGGTGACTCGGCTGTAGCGGTATTTGAGCGGGATACAACCACAGGCGCACTGAGTTTTGTTGAATTTCAAAAAGATGATACAAATGGTGTCGATGGGCTTGCTGGTGCTGAATCTCTCACCGTCAGCCCCGATGGTAAATTCCTCTATGCTGCTGGATATGATGACTCGGCTGTAGCGGTATTTGAGCGGGATACAACCACAGGCGCACTGAGTTTTGTTGAATTTCAAAAAGATGATACAAATGGTGTCGATGGGCTTGCTGGTGCTAAATCCCTCATAGTCAGCCCCGATGGTAAATTCCTGTATGCATCTGGATATAGTGACTCAGCTGTAGCGGTATTTGAGCGGGATACAACCACAGGCGCACTGAGTTTTGTTGAATTTCAAAAAGATGATACAAATGGTGTCGATGGGCTTGCTGGTGCTGAATCTCTCACCGTCAGCCCCGATGGTAAATTCCTCTATGCTGCTGGATATGATGACTCGGCTGTAGCGGTATTTGAGCGGGATACAACCACAGGCGCACTGAGTTTTGTTGAATTTCAAAAAGATGATACAAATGGTGTCGATGGGCTTGCTGGTGCTAAATCCCTCATAGTCAGCCCCGATGGAAAATTCCTGTATGCATCTGGATATAGTGACTCGGCTGTAGCTGTGTTTGAGCGGGATACAACCACAGGCAAACTAAGTTTTGTGGAAGTTCAAAAAGATGGTATCAGTAGTGTCGATGGGCTTGGTGGTGTCTCTTCCATTACTGTCAGTTCCGATGGAAAATTCCTCTATGCTGCTGGATATGATGACTCGGCTGTAGCTGTGTTTGAGCGGGATACAACCACAGGCAAACTGAGTTTTGTGGAAGTTCAAAAAGATGATACAGATGGTGTTGATGGACTTGGTGGTGCGGTTTCTGTAACTCTCACCTCCGATGGCAAATACCTCTACACTGCTGGATCTGATGACTCGGCGGTGGCGGTGTTTAGTGCGCCTTTCAATCATGCGCCAGAGGTGGGAAATGAAATTCTTGATCAAGAAACCACCGAAGATAGTGTCTTCAACTTCACCCTTCCAGTTGACACCTTCAGCGATGTAGATGTTGAAGATATCCTGACTTACACTGCAACTTTAGAAAATGATGATTTACTGCCTACTTGGTTGAAGTTTGATCCTGCTACCCTTACCTTCAGTGGGACTCCCACAACTAAGGATGTAGGTAATCTAAACATCAAAGTCACTGCTAAAGATATTGCTGGAGAGGAAGCTAGTGATATATTTACGCTTGGGGTTGCCGATAAAAATACTCCTACTACTCTATTCACATTAATTACAGGCGATATCTTTAGTGTCAAGACTAAGCTGAAGACTAAAGGCAATAAAGCAAAAATCTCCATCAAAATTAAAACCAGCACTTTTAAAGAGGTGAATGAGCTGTGTGTATTTAATGTTGATGATGATGAAGGTAAGATTGATGGCATAGCCCCTGGTGCAGAAGGCTATACACAAGCTGCTCTTTTACGCTCCAAGGTGATTTTCTTTTCCCTTGCTAATATGCCCAAGGGTTTCAAGCATGACGATGTGAATAACGTCTTAGAATTTGACTCTGATACCAAACTCCGATTCTATAGCGTATCCAACAGTACTACTCAGGCTGTACTGTCTGGAAAAGCATCTTTTTCAAGTGTCGTTTTTTCCTCAGCCACAAATACCAACACAGGAGAGGAAGGTTTTTCTCTCAACTTCCAAAATTTTGCTGTAACGGTTCAGGCAACAAATCAAGAAATATCTTTGGGGACAAATTTACAAGGCAAAAAAGAAGGCGAACTGATTGATTTACGGGGTGTAGGACAATCGGTAAAAGCTGACTTTAAGGTTTATAGAGAAGCTGCATTGAACAACTTTGTCGGTTTTTATCGGGTTGCTGATGAAAATGGTGGCATTGACACCAATAGCGATGGTAAAGCAGATATTCTTGTTGGACAAGCAGGTTATGCCGAAGCCGCTGTGCGTGGGCGTGTTACAGGCGTTGACTTGACGGTGAGCAATCAAGGTTCGGCAACATCTACCAGCACTTTCGGAACTGATTCGTTATTTGCACCCTTTATTATTATCAATGGTAAAGCAGATAAGTTTCTCGATAATAATGCCAATAACGATCCAAAGATTTACTTCTCATTTTTGGGTGCTAACTCAGATAAGGTAGATCACATTCGACTGTTGGGAAATAACACCTTTGGTTTTGAAGATTTAGCCAATGGTGGTGATAAAGATTACAACGATATGATTGTACAGGTAAATTTGAGTGTCAATCTTGCCTAG
- a CDS encoding putative Ig domain-containing protein, producing the protein MSDTIPIAIAKEPTQDLYEQIPATHLVFIDSQVENYHSLVAGVLPNTSVVVLDPDQNGIEQISQVVATHREINSLHIVSHGAPGQVYLGNSQLSYETLNHYAWQLMDWANVLSANAQLLLYGCEVGQTEQGKAFVQRLSELTGAVVAASDDLTGSTALGGNWKLKVSTGAIVPTLAFQPEVMAAYASVLTAPVLGKEIVDQQATEDIFFSFTVPDDTFTDLDVGDTLTYTATLDDDTPLPNGLKFNAATKTFSGTPDNGDVGSLNIKVTAKDVGGETASDVFKLTVNNVNDPPVLVKEITDQEATQNILFNFTVPDDTFSDVDVGDILTYTATLENDAPLPMGLKFNPTTRTFSGTPENQDVGSLNIKVTAKDVAGEQASDVFKLTVNNVNDPPVLIKEITDQEATQNTLFNFTVPDDTFSDVDVGDILTYTATLENDAPLPMGLKFNPTTRTFSGTPENQDVGSLNIKVTAKDVAGEQASDVFKLTVNNVNDPPVLIKEIADQQVTEDTLFNFTVPADTFSDVDVGDILTYTATLENNDLLPTWLNFNPTTLIFSGTPENEDVGSLNIKVTAKDVAGEQASDVFKLGVTDNTAVVTQITGDIFSVKTKLNIKGDKGKLSIKIRNNTSKEVNELNVFTVDDEQGRINGIAPGAEGYTQAALLRSKVVFSALANLPNGFNLADLKNILEFDSDTKLRFYLVSNSTTQSVLSGKTPFSSVLFSSATNNDIEDEGFSLNFQNLVVNIQPTNQEVSFGTGLQGKYQGELIDLRSVTQSVTAEFAVNREAAYNNFVGFYQVADENGGIDTNGDGTADILVGQAGYAEAAVRGRVAGIDLAVGNQSTANYTGTFGPNSLFAPFIIVDGRPDAILNGNANKNVYFTFLGANSDKVDHIRLLGNNTFGFEDLANGGDKDYNDMIVQINLSVNIA; encoded by the coding sequence ATGTCAGACACCATCCCGATCGCGATCGCAAAAGAGCCAACTCAAGACTTATATGAGCAAATACCTGCTACTCACTTAGTTTTCATCGACTCACAGGTTGAGAACTACCACAGTCTGGTAGCAGGTGTATTGCCTAACACCTCTGTTGTAGTCTTAGACCCTGACCAGAATGGCATTGAACAAATTAGCCAAGTGGTGGCAACTCATCGGGAAATCAACAGCCTACACATTGTTTCTCACGGCGCACCAGGGCAAGTTTATCTGGGAAACAGTCAACTCAGCTACGAAACCCTCAACCATTATGCTTGGCAACTCATGGACTGGGCAAATGTTTTGAGTGCAAATGCACAACTGCTGTTGTATGGTTGCGAAGTCGGGCAAACAGAGCAAGGTAAAGCATTTGTACAGCGCCTAAGTGAATTGACAGGTGCAGTAGTAGCGGCGTCTGATGACTTAACGGGGAGTACTGCATTAGGTGGTAACTGGAAACTAAAAGTTTCTACGGGGGCAATTGTTCCTACTTTGGCATTTCAGCCAGAAGTAATGGCAGCCTACGCTTCAGTACTAACTGCTCCAGTCTTGGGAAAAGAAATTGTAGACCAACAAGCCACTGAAGATATTTTCTTCAGCTTCACTGTACCAGATGACACTTTCACCGATCTAGATGTCGGAGATACCCTTACCTACACTGCAACTCTGGACGACGATACGCCTTTGCCGAATGGGTTGAAGTTCAATGCTGCTACCAAGACTTTCAGTGGTACTCCCGATAATGGGGACGTAGGTAGTCTAAACATCAAAGTTACCGCTAAAGATGTTGGTGGAGAAACAGCCAGTGATGTGTTTAAACTCACGGTTAATAATGTCAACGATCCTCCAGTTTTAGTAAAAGAAATTACAGACCAAGAAGCCACCCAGAACATACTTTTCAACTTCACAGTCCCAGATGACACCTTTAGCGATGTGGATGTTGGAGACATCCTTACCTACACTGCAACCTTAGAAAACGATGCTCCTCTGCCAATGGGATTGAAGTTCAATCCTACTACCCGTACCTTCAGTGGCACTCCTGAAAATCAGGACGTAGGTAGTCTAAACATCAAAGTTACTGCTAAAGATGTTGCAGGAGAGCAAGCCAGTGATGTGTTTAAACTCACGGTTAATAATGTCAACGATCCTCCAGTTTTAATAAAAGAAATTACAGACCAAGAAGCCACCCAGAACACACTTTTCAACTTCACAGTCCCAGATGACACCTTTAGCGATGTGGATGTTGGAGACATCCTTACCTACACTGCAACCTTAGAAAACGATGCTCCTCTGCCAATGGGATTGAAGTTCAATCCTACTACCCGTACCTTCAGTGGCACTCCTGAAAATCAGGACGTAGGTAGTCTAAACATCAAAGTTACTGCTAAAGATGTTGCAGGAGAGCAAGCCAGTGATGTGTTTAAACTCACGGTTAATAATGTCAACGATCCTCCAGTTTTAATAAAAGAAATTGCAGACCAACAAGTTACTGAAGACACACTCTTCAACTTCACCGTCCCAGCTGACACCTTTAGCGATGTGGATGTTGGAGACATTCTCACCTATACTGCAACGCTGGAAAATAATGACCTACTACCTACTTGGTTGAACTTCAATCCTACTACTCTTATTTTCAGTGGTACTCCTGAGAATGAGGATGTAGGTAGTTTAAACATCAAAGTCACAGCTAAGGATGTTGCAGGAGAGCAAGCCAGTGATGTGTTTAAACTTGGGGTTACTGACAATACTGCTGTAGTAACACAAATTACAGGCGATATCTTTAGTGTCAAGACTAAGCTGAACATTAAAGGTGATAAAGGAAAACTCTCAATCAAGATTAGAAACAACACCTCTAAAGAGGTGAACGAACTAAATGTATTTACTGTTGACGATGAACAAGGTAGGATTAACGGCATAGCCCCTGGTGCAGAAGGCTATACGCAAGCGGCTCTTTTGCGTTCAAAGGTGGTTTTCTCCGCTCTTGCCAATCTGCCTAATGGTTTTAATCTTGCCGACCTGAAAAACATATTAGAATTCGACTCTGATACCAAACTCAGATTTTATCTGGTATCCAACAGTACTACTCAGTCTGTACTGTCTGGAAAAACCCCCTTCTCAAGTGTGCTTTTTTCCTCAGCTACAAATAACGACATAGAAGATGAAGGGTTTTCTCTTAATTTTCAGAATTTGGTAGTGAATATTCAGCCAACCAATCAAGAAGTATCTTTCGGTACTGGTCTGCAAGGCAAATATCAAGGCGAACTGATTGATTTACGGAGTGTGACACAATCGGTAACAGCTGAGTTTGCAGTCAACAGAGAGGCAGCTTACAATAACTTTGTCGGCTTCTATCAGGTGGCTGATGAAAATGGTGGTATTGACACCAACGGTGATGGTACAGCAGATATTCTTGTTGGTCAGGCTGGTTACGCCGAAGCTGCTGTGCGCGGGCGTGTTGCAGGCATTGACTTGGCAGTGGGCAACCAAAGCACTGCAAATTACACTGGCACTTTCGGGCCGAATTCTTTATTTGCACCATTTATTATTGTGGATGGCAGACCCGATGCAATTCTCAATGGTAATGCCAATAAAAATGTTTACTTCACATTCTTGGGTGCTAATTCAGATAAGGTAGATCACATTCGGTTATTGGGAAATAATACCTTTGGTTTTGAAGATTTAGCTAATGGTGGTGATAAAGATTATAACGATATGATTGTGCAGATCAATTTGAGTGTCAATATTGCCTAG
- a CDS encoding peptidase domain-containing ABC transporter, translated as MTYIKNTFPEFLTTLEGFEQLPDGAIANLSEQLQAWRYRIGQKIIGKESLPERITIIYEGQVRLLGYEPQTQMPITLKLLQPGEIIGEIGLLRDVACETAIASTEVVCLTLSASAYFSFLASYPAFAEARKNRSYLVEVFDILGSYWQKQAIATLNLRELAEKALPQAKVHYLPSGKTPFNQLDSKSVWFVSGGSTVTNFSPGDRLESEDDRDKIQVIGQNPVRLLGIHPSDLILEDSHEIELAVTETRVDKDSADDLDIIPYASDEIVPQTAPQNSKNSSKQKYPFFGGKGELNSAFACFQMIAKHLEMPFRREVVRRILTEQVKRQGTISFQVTAYLAELIGLKAQLIELPVASVTRIPTPALIRYGDNFAVLYEVDANTVVVGVPSKGIVRCKPAQLVEQLDVDPTDFPPKVRVLLLTATNQTPQERFSLRWFLPYLSKHRRVLIEVFIASFFVQLAALANPLVVQLIIDKVITQNSIGTLHILGILLLVVGLFEAVLTTLRTYLFVDTTNRIDMGLGSQIIDHLLRLPLRYFERRPVGELSTRINELENIRQFLTGTALTVGLDALFSVVYIGVMLIYSWQLTLVGLSTIPVFVVITLIASPTISRQLRAKAERNAETQSYLVEVMSGIQTVKAQNIELRSRFSWQERYARFVAAGFKTVVTSTLANSTSNFLNKLSSLLVLWVGAYLVLQQELTLGELIAFRIISGYVTSPILRLAQLWQSFQETALSLERLSDIVDTPQEAETDRYNIPLPTIKGAVKYENVSFRFGTSGPLQLSNVNLEFEPGKFVGIVGQSGSGKSTMMKLLLRLYETESGRILIDGYDIAKVELYSLRRQIGVVPQETLLFDGSVQENIALTNPDATTEEIIEAAQVACAHEFIMNLPNGYNTRVGERGSALSGGQRQRIAIARSVLQRPKLLVLDEATSALDYPTERQICLNLAKAFKGDTVFFITHRLNTVSNADMIVVMDNSRVIEQGSHQELMATKGHYYYLYQQQDVNL; from the coding sequence ATGACTTATATTAAGAACACTTTTCCCGAATTTCTCACCACCCTAGAGGGGTTTGAGCAGTTGCCAGATGGAGCGATCGCTAATCTATCAGAACAACTGCAAGCCTGGCGCTATCGCATAGGTCAGAAAATCATTGGTAAAGAAAGTCTCCCGGAACGTATCACCATCATTTATGAGGGACAAGTGCGGCTGTTAGGATATGAACCCCAGACGCAAATGCCAATTACCCTAAAATTATTACAACCAGGGGAAATTATCGGCGAAATTGGTTTGTTACGCGATGTCGCCTGTGAAACAGCGATCGCTTCCACCGAAGTAGTATGTTTAACCTTGAGTGCATCAGCATATTTTAGCTTTCTGGCTTCATACCCAGCTTTTGCGGAAGCTCGTAAGAACCGTAGTTATTTGGTAGAAGTTTTCGATATTCTCGGTTCCTATTGGCAAAAGCAAGCGATCGCTACCTTAAATCTCAGAGAACTGGCAGAAAAAGCCTTACCCCAGGCGAAAGTACATTATCTCCCTTCAGGAAAAACTCCATTCAACCAACTTGATAGCAAAAGCGTTTGGTTTGTAAGTGGCGGTAGTACAGTCACAAATTTTTCACCTGGCGATCGCTTAGAATCAGAAGATGACAGAGACAAGATTCAAGTTATCGGTCAAAACCCCGTACGGTTGCTTGGCATACATCCGTCGGATTTGATCTTAGAAGATAGTCATGAGATAGAACTTGCGGTAACTGAAACCAGAGTAGATAAAGATAGCGCTGACGATCTAGATATTATTCCCTACGCATCAGACGAAATAGTTCCACAGACAGCCCCCCAAAACTCAAAGAATTCGTCAAAACAAAAATACCCATTTTTTGGCGGTAAAGGAGAACTAAATTCAGCCTTCGCCTGCTTCCAAATGATCGCGAAGCATCTAGAAATGCCATTTCGTCGAGAGGTGGTTCGCCGCATCTTAACTGAGCAAGTCAAACGTCAGGGGACTATATCGTTTCAAGTTACTGCTTACCTAGCAGAGTTAATCGGACTGAAGGCGCAGTTGATAGAGTTACCAGTCGCTTCAGTCACGCGCATTCCAACACCAGCGCTGATTCGCTACGGTGATAATTTTGCCGTTTTATATGAAGTAGATGCCAATACTGTGGTTGTCGGTGTTCCATCCAAAGGAATTGTGCGTTGCAAACCCGCTCAATTGGTTGAACAATTAGATGTCGATCCAACTGACTTTCCGCCCAAAGTTAGGGTATTACTGCTGACTGCTACCAACCAAACACCCCAAGAACGTTTTAGTTTACGGTGGTTTTTGCCCTACTTGTCAAAGCACCGTCGAGTCCTAATAGAGGTCTTTATCGCTTCCTTTTTCGTGCAGTTGGCAGCGTTGGCAAATCCGCTAGTTGTTCAGTTAATTATCGACAAAGTTATCACTCAAAATAGTATTGGTACACTACATATTTTGGGGATTTTGCTATTAGTAGTCGGGCTATTTGAAGCAGTGTTGACTACCTTACGAACCTACTTATTTGTCGATACCACTAACCGGATCGATATGGGTTTAGGATCGCAAATCATTGACCACTTACTACGTCTACCGCTGCGCTATTTTGAACGCCGACCAGTGGGTGAACTTTCCACTCGTATTAACGAACTAGAAAATATCCGCCAATTCCTCACAGGTACTGCCTTAACAGTGGGATTGGACGCTCTGTTCTCGGTGGTTTATATCGGTGTGATGCTGATTTATAGTTGGCAACTCACCTTAGTCGGCTTAAGCACAATTCCTGTGTTTGTCGTGATCACCTTAATTGCTTCTCCCACTATTAGCAGACAGTTACGTGCTAAAGCCGAACGCAACGCCGAAACTCAATCTTATTTAGTGGAGGTGATGTCAGGCATTCAAACCGTAAAAGCGCAAAATATCGAATTGCGATCGCGCTTTTCTTGGCAAGAGCGTTACGCCCGGTTTGTCGCCGCTGGTTTTAAAACAGTCGTAACTTCTACCCTCGCTAACTCTACCAGCAACTTTCTCAACAAACTCAGCAGTTTACTAGTTTTGTGGGTAGGAGCTTATTTAGTACTGCAACAAGAATTAACTTTAGGTGAATTAATTGCCTTTAGGATTATATCGGGTTACGTCACCAGCCCAATATTACGTTTAGCTCAACTCTGGCAAAGCTTCCAAGAAACTGCCTTGTCTCTAGAGCGTTTAAGCGATATTGTCGATACGCCACAAGAAGCAGAAACAGACCGCTACAATATACCCTTACCTACCATTAAGGGAGCAGTGAAATATGAAAATGTTTCCTTCCGTTTTGGCACAAGTGGCCCTCTGCAACTTTCTAATGTCAACCTCGAATTTGAGCCAGGGAAATTTGTCGGCATTGTCGGACAAAGTGGGTCTGGTAAAAGTACGATGATGAAGTTACTGCTGAGACTTTACGAAACTGAGTCCGGCAGAATTTTGATTGATGGTTATGATATTGCCAAAGTGGAACTTTATTCGTTGCGACGACAAATTGGCGTAGTTCCCCAAGAGACATTATTGTTTGACGGCAGCGTTCAGGAAAATATTGCCCTAACGAATCCCGATGCCACAACCGAAGAAATTATCGAAGCCGCTCAAGTTGCGTGCGCCCATGAGTTTATCATGAACTTACCCAACGGTTACAACACGCGGGTGGGAGAACGGGGTTCTGCACTTTCAGGTGGACAACGACAAAGAATTGCGATCGCTCGTTCTGTGTTACAACGACCAAAATTATTAGTTTTAGACGAAGCAACTAGTGCATTAGATTATCCCACAGAACGGCAAATATGTCTCAACTTAGCCAAAGCATTCAAGGGTGATACAGTATTTTTTATTACCCACCGACTGAACACCGTAAGTAATGCAGATATGATTGTTGTGATGGATAACAGCAGGGTTATAGAACAAGGTAGCCATCAAGAATTAATGGCTACTAAAGGTCATTATTATTACCTGTATCAGCAACAAGATGTAAACTTGTAA
- a CDS encoding HlyD family efflux transporter periplasmic adaptor subunit — protein MTQLNGNHLNGNQKNGNHKNGVKHDSQVLTKQQKAAQESFTNLNNQEFEQSIVLRQSPIWSRTIMITLVGLACFGIAWAYFAKIEQVVPATGQLKPQGTVKEVQAPVSGVVKTVNVKDGQEVKPGDLLLTFDSIASVAELNSLNKIRLALMKENQIYRRLMGASTGTGSELLYLRGNLPQETAFLLKSRAALVAENELLRTQLKNSGQDSGVGIDEQQLLRVAKQELDSRSSAARLEVEKTKKQLIQNQIKLEDSKSSLAIQEGILSKLKILAEEGGISQLQYLNQQQEVQNRTAEVAQLGEELKRLQFDIEKGQQELSNTVAVSDKNILDKIAQNKQQIATIDSQFMKVMLENEQRLADVNSKISQSQLNVKYQELRAPVAGAVFDLQAKNPGFVATPTTKLLQIVPKENYIAEVFITNKDIGFVRKGMKVDVRIDSFPYSEFGDIKGEVTGIGSDALPPDQTHQFYRFPAKVSLDKQSLVIKGKKVNLQSGMSISANIKVREERTVLSLFTELFTKQVDALKEVR, from the coding sequence ATGACTCAACTTAATGGGAATCACCTTAACGGCAATCAGAAAAACGGCAATCACAAAAATGGAGTGAAGCACGATTCACAGGTACTGACAAAACAACAAAAAGCTGCTCAAGAGTCTTTTACTAACTTAAACAATCAGGAATTTGAGCAATCTATTGTTTTGCGCCAATCTCCAATTTGGTCGCGTACAATCATGATTACACTAGTGGGGCTAGCCTGCTTTGGAATTGCTTGGGCTTATTTTGCAAAAATTGAGCAAGTAGTGCCAGCAACCGGGCAATTAAAACCCCAAGGAACAGTCAAAGAAGTTCAGGCTCCTGTGAGTGGAGTGGTGAAAACAGTTAATGTAAAAGATGGACAAGAAGTAAAGCCAGGTGATTTACTGCTAACTTTTGATTCCATAGCCTCTGTTGCCGAATTAAATTCTTTGAATAAAATTCGCCTTGCATTAATGAAAGAAAACCAAATTTATCGCCGATTGATGGGTGCAAGCACGGGCACTGGCTCTGAACTGTTATATTTGCGCGGTAATTTGCCACAAGAAACTGCTTTTTTGCTGAAAAGTCGGGCAGCATTAGTAGCAGAAAATGAATTATTGCGCACTCAATTAAAAAATTCTGGGCAAGATTCTGGAGTAGGAATTGATGAACAACAACTTCTACGAGTTGCCAAACAGGAATTAGACTCTCGCTCTTCCGCAGCGCGATTAGAAGTAGAAAAGACTAAAAAACAACTGATTCAAAATCAAATTAAGCTGGAAGATAGTAAATCAAGTTTAGCCATTCAAGAGGGAATTTTAAGTAAGCTAAAGATATTAGCAGAAGAAGGTGGTATTTCTCAACTTCAGTATCTTAACCAGCAACAAGAAGTACAAAACCGCACGGCAGAAGTAGCACAACTAGGTGAAGAACTGAAACGCCTCCAGTTTGATATAGAAAAAGGACAACAAGAATTAAGCAATACGGTGGCTGTTTCTGATAAAAACATTTTAGATAAGATAGCCCAGAACAAACAGCAGATTGCCACAATCGATAGCCAATTCATGAAAGTTATGCTGGAGAATGAGCAGCGTTTGGCAGATGTCAATAGTAAAATATCTCAATCACAGTTAAACGTTAAATATCAAGAACTTCGCGCGCCTGTAGCTGGTGCAGTTTTTGATTTGCAAGCAAAAAATCCTGGATTTGTCGCAACTCCAACTACAAAACTGTTGCAAATTGTCCCCAAAGAAAACTATATCGCTGAAGTTTTCATCACTAACAAAGATATTGGGTTTGTGCGAAAAGGGATGAAAGTAGATGTCAGAATTGACTCCTTTCCTTACAGCGAGTTTGGCGATATCAAGGGAGAAGTGACTGGGATAGGTTCAGACGCATTACCGCCAGACCAAACCCATCAGTTTTACAGATTTCCGGCAAAAGTCTCATTAGATAAGCAATCCCTAGTAATTAAGGGCAAAAAAGTTAACTTGCAATCAGGTATGTCTATCAGTGCCAATATAAAAGTGCGCGAAGAACGGACTGTGCTTAGTTTATTCACTGAGTTGTTTACCAAGCAAGTTGATGCTCTTAAAGAGGTACGATAA
- a CDS encoding DUF427 domain-containing protein — MVNFQRIEPVPGQESVWDYPRPPLLEDTTKHIQIIFNGVVIVDTHSAKRVLETSHPPSYYIPPADIKMEYLQMTPQSSFCEWKGSAGYYTIRVGDKEVHNAAWFYPKPTPAFESIKDYVAFYAHLMDKCYVNGEEVQPQPGNFYGGWITSDIVGPFKGAPGTWGW, encoded by the coding sequence ATGGTTAATTTTCAACGCATCGAACCTGTTCCCGGACAAGAATCAGTTTGGGATTATCCCCGTCCTCCTCTTTTGGAGGACACAACCAAACATATCCAAATAATCTTTAACGGAGTAGTAATTGTAGATACTCACAGCGCCAAACGTGTTTTAGAAACCAGTCATCCTCCTTCTTACTACATTCCCCCAGCGGATATCAAAATGGAATATCTACAGATGACTCCGCAATCTAGCTTTTGTGAGTGGAAGGGAAGTGCTGGTTACTACACAATCCGAGTTGGTGATAAAGAAGTCCATAATGCTGCCTGGTTCTACCCCAAACCCACACCCGCCTTTGAATCTATCAAAGACTATGTAGCTTTTTATGCTCATTTAATGGATAAATGCTACGTTAATGGCGAAGAGGTGCAACCACAACCAGGTAACTTCTATGGCGGTTGGATAACCAGTGATATTGTTGGGCCATTTAAAGGCGCTCCTGGTACTTGGGGATGGTGA